In Saccharothrix syringae, the following are encoded in one genomic region:
- a CDS encoding AAA family ATPase: MPRLVVLNGPPGCGKSTLARRYAADHPPALALDVDLVVDMIGGADLGVTGPAARDIAVAAARTHLTSGHDVVVPQFLGRVEFLERLEALAAEVGAAFHEVVLFDTKPNALRRFTARGALRPVFAATEHDLATMHDRLTAVIAQRHPTVITSIEGDEDRTYTSLLTALNA; the protein is encoded by the coding sequence GTGCCGCGCCTGGTCGTGCTGAACGGTCCGCCGGGGTGCGGCAAGTCGACCCTGGCGCGCCGCTACGCCGCCGACCACCCGCCGGCGCTGGCCCTGGACGTCGACCTGGTCGTGGACATGATCGGCGGCGCCGACCTGGGCGTCACCGGCCCGGCGGCCCGCGACATCGCCGTCGCCGCCGCCCGCACCCACCTGACCTCGGGCCACGACGTGGTCGTGCCCCAGTTCCTGGGCCGGGTGGAGTTCCTGGAGCGGCTGGAGGCCCTGGCCGCCGAGGTGGGCGCCGCGTTCCACGAGGTCGTCCTGTTCGACACCAAGCCGAACGCCCTCCGCCGCTTCACCGCCCGCGGCGCCCTCCGCCCGGTGTTCGCCGCCACCGAGCACGACCTGGCCACCATGCACGACCGCCTGACGGCCGTCATCGCCCAACGCCACCCCACCGTCATCACCTCGATCGAGGGCGACGAGGACCGGACCTACACCTCCCTCCTGACCGCCCTGAACGCATAA
- a CDS encoding nSTAND1 domain-containing NTPase, translated as MPRGERPLDVGDGPLLKFAADLRSLRDRAGRQSYRQMGARAHYSATTLSDAAGGRKLPTLAVTLAYVRACEGDVAEWEDRWRQVAAEVLPGHEPGPDGGHPPYAGLAAYDTADAEWFFGRDDLLDDLERRIAQRRFVAVFGASGAGKSSLLRAGLVPRVRGRAAVTTPSELDVRADRLDLDAELLIVDQFEEVFTLCPDPDQRAAFIDALLTAPGRVVVGVRADFYGHCAQHPDLVEAISDGQLLLGPMGPEELRQVIMQPAVKASCTVETALVSRLVADATGQAGVLPLVSHALLETWRRRRGTTLTLAGYEAAGGIQHAIAQTAERTFTSLEKQQRELARQVFLRLTALGDGTEDTKRRLPRAELDADVDLDVVLDRLAHARLLTLDRDCVEIAHEALIRSWPRLRGWLAEDRDGLRTMRRLTEAAATWESLGRDPDALYRGSRLDNALDWTRREDVRASALEREFLDESARARDQERLLAHRRTRRLRQLVALMAVLLLCATGAGVYAIRAQSEIEEGWTSSSSLYVANQAQALRGSNPRLADQLAIAAYNINGTAAMRDGVLTAYAAGQQDMVSRSSFPDGRRPDGAALPDNRVPTPATGEYRSVTARDYPNLQVTSTAQNSALQAFATTLRNGVAQVWDVTDAIAPKPVYTFGFPVTRIAVDPRGRWVVTAAKGDPSRTGEVAVWDWSYPTPGTGLVQRASLDPLDQPDPLDGMAFSAPGDVLATYDQAGIVRLWDLKEPVRPRNPDEPRLRLIGTQPTGEAVSAVALTPDASTLAVGFPSGKVRIWDRRRQLAPRELWSAKAHPDGIRALGFHRNGLTLATVGEDDKVALWSLADRTRPVEQGRITGTTAGINGVSFEEEPTVVRTTNSNGTFRDWQFDFRIAVDEMCKKVEVDISREEWQQYVASVGVGALEYRPPCR; from the coding sequence ATGCCGCGTGGAGAGCGCCCGTTGGACGTCGGCGACGGCCCGCTGCTCAAGTTCGCCGCGGACCTGAGGTCGCTGCGCGACCGCGCCGGCCGCCAGAGCTACCGCCAGATGGGCGCCCGCGCCCACTACTCGGCCACGACCCTGTCGGACGCGGCGGGCGGGCGGAAGCTGCCCACGCTCGCGGTCACGCTGGCGTACGTGCGCGCCTGCGAGGGCGACGTCGCCGAGTGGGAGGACCGCTGGCGGCAGGTCGCCGCCGAGGTGCTGCCCGGCCACGAGCCCGGCCCGGACGGCGGCCACCCGCCGTACGCGGGGCTGGCCGCCTACGACACCGCCGACGCCGAGTGGTTCTTCGGCCGCGACGACCTGCTCGACGACCTGGAGCGGCGGATCGCGCAACGCCGGTTCGTCGCGGTGTTCGGCGCCTCCGGCGCGGGCAAGTCGTCGCTGCTGCGCGCGGGCCTGGTGCCGCGGGTGCGCGGCCGCGCCGCGGTGACCACGCCCAGCGAGCTGGACGTCCGCGCCGACCGCCTCGACCTCGACGCCGAGCTGCTGATCGTGGACCAGTTCGAGGAGGTCTTCACCCTCTGCCCCGACCCGGACCAGCGGGCCGCGTTCATCGACGCGCTGCTGACCGCGCCGGGCAGGGTCGTGGTGGGCGTGCGGGCCGACTTCTACGGCCACTGCGCCCAGCACCCGGACCTGGTCGAGGCGATCAGCGACGGCCAGCTCCTGCTCGGCCCGATGGGCCCGGAGGAGCTGCGCCAGGTGATCATGCAGCCCGCCGTGAAGGCGTCCTGCACGGTCGAGACGGCCCTGGTCTCGCGGCTGGTCGCGGACGCGACCGGGCAGGCGGGCGTGCTGCCGCTGGTGTCGCACGCCCTGCTGGAGACCTGGCGCCGCAGGCGCGGCACCACGCTGACGCTGGCCGGCTACGAGGCGGCCGGCGGCATCCAGCACGCCATCGCGCAGACCGCCGAGCGCACCTTCACCTCGCTGGAGAAGCAGCAGCGCGAGCTGGCCCGGCAGGTGTTCCTGCGGCTCACCGCGCTGGGCGACGGCACCGAGGACACCAAGCGGCGGCTGCCGCGCGCCGAGCTGGACGCCGACGTGGACCTCGACGTCGTGCTCGACCGGCTGGCCCACGCCCGGCTGCTCACCCTGGACCGGGACTGCGTGGAGATCGCGCACGAGGCGCTGATCCGCTCCTGGCCCCGGCTGCGCGGCTGGCTCGCCGAGGACCGCGACGGCCTGCGCACCATGCGCCGGCTCACCGAGGCCGCCGCCACCTGGGAGTCGCTGGGCCGCGACCCGGACGCGCTCTACCGGGGCTCGCGGCTGGACAACGCCCTGGACTGGACCCGGCGCGAGGACGTGCGCGCCAGCGCCCTGGAGCGGGAGTTCCTGGACGAGAGCGCGCGGGCCCGCGACCAGGAGCGGCTGCTCGCCCACCGGCGCACCCGCCGGCTGCGGCAGCTCGTCGCGCTGATGGCCGTGCTGCTGCTGTGCGCGACCGGCGCCGGGGTCTACGCCATCCGGGCGCAGAGCGAGATCGAGGAGGGGTGGACCTCGTCGTCCTCCCTGTACGTGGCCAACCAGGCGCAGGCGCTGCGCGGCAGCAACCCCCGGCTGGCCGACCAGCTGGCCATCGCCGCCTACAACATCAACGGCACCGCCGCCATGCGCGACGGCGTGCTCACCGCCTACGCGGCCGGCCAGCAGGACATGGTCAGCCGGTCGTCGTTCCCCGACGGCAGGCGCCCGGACGGCGCGGCACTGCCCGACAACCGCGTGCCGACCCCGGCGACGGGCGAGTACCGGAGCGTGACCGCGCGGGACTACCCCAACCTCCAGGTCACCTCGACCGCGCAGAACAGCGCGTTGCAGGCGTTCGCCACCACCCTGCGCAACGGGGTGGCCCAGGTCTGGGACGTCACCGACGCGATCGCCCCGAAGCCCGTCTACACCTTCGGCTTCCCGGTGACGCGGATCGCGGTGGACCCGCGGGGGCGGTGGGTGGTCACCGCCGCCAAGGGCGACCCGTCCCGGACCGGCGAGGTGGCGGTGTGGGACTGGTCCTACCCCACCCCCGGGACCGGCCTGGTGCAGCGGGCGTCCCTGGACCCCCTCGACCAGCCGGACCCGCTGGACGGCATGGCGTTCAGCGCACCCGGCGACGTGCTGGCGACCTACGACCAGGCGGGCATCGTCCGGTTGTGGGACCTGAAGGAGCCGGTGCGGCCGCGGAACCCGGACGAGCCGCGGCTGCGGCTGATCGGCACGCAGCCCACGGGCGAGGCGGTCTCCGCGGTCGCCCTCACCCCGGACGCCTCCACCCTCGCGGTCGGCTTCCCGAGCGGCAAGGTGCGGATCTGGGATCGGCGCAGGCAGCTCGCGCCGCGCGAGCTGTGGTCGGCCAAGGCGCACCCGGACGGCATCCGGGCGCTGGGCTTCCACCGGAACGGCCTGACGCTGGCCACCGTCGGCGAGGACGACAAGGTGGCGCTGTG